In the genome of Myxococcus stipitatus, one region contains:
- a CDS encoding fused MFS/spermidine synthase, giving the protein MTSRVSKVAPLLFGSGLCALVYQTVWLREFRLIFGASTAASAAVLAIFMAGLGLGGVLLGARADRNPRPLSFYAHLELLIAGSAALSPFLVELARAGYIGVGGTTSLGLFLGSVVRLVLATLVLAVPTVLMGGTLPAAARSVQLDVDPNRRHLAILYGVNTLGAVTGAALSTFVLLEVYGNRTTLWLACLVNAAIAIAARSVSRSMESAPAVRTEAPSPEMAPPVSDSSRTSPLFARVAALVVGFAFLLMELVWYRMLGPILGGTTFTFGLILAMALLGIGLGGAAYSVAFRHRAATLSGFALTCAAEAFFIALPFALGDRLAIVAALLRPLGGIGFGGMMLSWALIAAVVILPAAFISGIQFPLLLALVGKGSQDVGKHVGQVYAWNTVGSIVGSLAGGFGVIPLMTAPVTWQLIAGILAVLGLASATLSLRLERIQGALLVPVSVAVLAMVLLSARGPSAAWRHGSIGAGRSDLNQTSLNHIDAWLRERSRDIVWEKEGVESSVALSAANGLAFIVNGKVDGNTIGDAPTQVMSGLLGAMLHPDPRNALIIGLGTGSTAGWLGAVPQMERVDVVEIEPAILEVARRCHAVNADAMDNPKVHTVIADAREVLLTTRQRYDIIFSEPSNPYRAGISSLFTRDFYQAVKQRLSEGGIFVQWLQAYEVDAHTVQSAYATLDSEFEFVETWQVHHGDLLLVATRQPLVHDITRLKTRMAEEPYRSALRATWRTDEAEGVLARFVATSAFTASVAEVSQDFINTDDLSFMEFAFARSLGRQAGFSIDALWNESHASGTSRPVIQGTVDWERVAQLRAWNRIPHSPRGTVLAPTTRARLAFIDAYSKNQLPQAHALWSKERWAPRGPLEQVAIASVLAHAGDPEVLSQLEPMRATLPVEVDLLEGLYRLKQGQLELATSFFERALITMRKTPWTASEVPRGVLPEFVGIARADKALGKKLFDALALPFAADAFTVARQETRVEIALAVDWLDLCVSALQPIEPHTLWDSVQLHARAQCYSHHGHPSAKQAEQDLEHLMAQAPPLFMGGASQVTSPPVVASEPVP; this is encoded by the coding sequence GCTCATCGCTGGCAGCGCGGCGCTGAGCCCCTTCCTCGTCGAGCTGGCACGCGCTGGGTACATCGGCGTGGGTGGGACGACCAGCCTGGGACTCTTCCTGGGCTCGGTGGTGCGGTTGGTGCTCGCGACACTCGTGCTGGCGGTCCCGACGGTGCTGATGGGAGGAACCCTCCCCGCCGCAGCGCGGTCCGTGCAGCTGGACGTGGACCCGAACCGACGTCACCTCGCCATTCTCTACGGCGTGAACACCTTGGGCGCCGTCACGGGCGCGGCGCTCTCCACCTTCGTCCTGCTGGAGGTGTACGGCAACCGCACCACGCTGTGGCTCGCATGCCTCGTCAATGCCGCCATCGCCATCGCCGCTCGGAGCGTGAGCCGGTCGATGGAGAGCGCCCCCGCGGTCCGCACCGAGGCGCCCTCGCCTGAGATGGCGCCCCCGGTCTCCGACTCCTCGCGCACTTCCCCGCTCTTCGCGCGAGTGGCCGCGCTGGTGGTCGGCTTCGCGTTCCTTCTGATGGAGCTGGTCTGGTACCGGATGCTCGGGCCCATCCTCGGAGGGACGACCTTCACGTTCGGCCTCATCCTCGCGATGGCATTGCTCGGCATCGGCCTGGGTGGCGCGGCCTACTCCGTCGCCTTCCGCCACCGCGCGGCCACGCTGTCGGGCTTCGCCCTCACCTGCGCGGCGGAGGCGTTCTTCATCGCCCTGCCCTTCGCGCTGGGTGACCGCCTCGCCATCGTCGCCGCCCTGCTGCGCCCCCTGGGAGGAATCGGCTTCGGGGGGATGATGCTGAGCTGGGCACTGATCGCGGCCGTCGTCATCCTTCCCGCCGCGTTCATCTCCGGCATCCAGTTCCCGCTGCTCCTCGCGCTCGTCGGCAAGGGCAGTCAGGACGTGGGCAAGCATGTGGGACAGGTGTATGCGTGGAACACCGTGGGCTCCATCGTGGGCTCGCTCGCGGGTGGCTTCGGTGTGATTCCGCTGATGACCGCGCCGGTGACATGGCAGCTCATCGCGGGAATCCTCGCCGTGCTGGGACTGGCGTCGGCGACGCTGTCCCTGCGCCTCGAGCGCATCCAGGGCGCGCTGCTCGTCCCCGTCTCCGTCGCGGTGCTCGCGATGGTGTTGCTGTCCGCGCGCGGGCCCTCGGCGGCGTGGCGACATGGAAGCATCGGCGCGGGCCGCTCCGACCTCAACCAGACGAGCCTGAATCACATCGACGCGTGGCTGCGCGAGCGGTCACGAGACATCGTCTGGGAGAAGGAGGGTGTCGAGAGCAGCGTCGCACTGAGCGCGGCCAATGGCCTGGCCTTCATCGTCAATGGCAAGGTGGATGGGAACACCATCGGTGACGCCCCCACGCAGGTGATGAGTGGACTGCTCGGCGCGATGCTGCACCCAGACCCCAGGAACGCCCTCATCATCGGCCTCGGCACGGGCAGCACCGCGGGGTGGCTCGGCGCGGTTCCCCAGATGGAGCGGGTGGACGTGGTGGAGATCGAGCCCGCCATCCTCGAGGTCGCCCGCCGCTGCCACGCGGTCAACGCCGACGCGATGGACAACCCGAAGGTCCACACCGTCATCGCGGATGCACGGGAGGTGCTGCTCACCACCCGGCAGCGCTACGACATCATCTTCTCGGAGCCCTCCAATCCCTATCGCGCGGGCATCTCCAGCCTCTTCACGAGAGATTTCTACCAGGCGGTGAAACAGCGCCTCTCCGAAGGCGGCATCTTCGTGCAGTGGCTCCAGGCCTACGAGGTGGACGCGCACACCGTCCAGAGCGCCTATGCGACCCTGGACTCGGAGTTCGAGTTCGTGGAGACGTGGCAGGTCCACCATGGAGACCTGCTGTTGGTGGCGACACGACAGCCACTCGTGCATGACATCACCCGGCTGAAGACCCGGATGGCCGAAGAACCCTATCGCTCCGCGCTCCGCGCTACATGGCGCACCGACGAGGCCGAAGGTGTCCTGGCGCGCTTCGTGGCCACCTCCGCCTTCACCGCATCCGTCGCGGAGGTGAGCCAGGACTTCATCAACACCGATGACCTGTCCTTCATGGAGTTCGCCTTCGCGCGCAGCCTGGGACGTCAGGCGGGCTTCTCCATCGACGCACTCTGGAACGAGTCCCATGCCTCGGGCACGAGCCGCCCCGTGATTCAGGGAACGGTGGACTGGGAGCGCGTCGCGCAGCTTCGCGCCTGGAACCGCATTCCTCACTCCCCCAGGGGCACCGTCCTCGCCCCCACGACTCGGGCACGACTGGCGTTCATCGATGCCTATTCCAAGAACCAGCTCCCACAAGCCCACGCGCTCTGGTCGAAGGAGCGCTGGGCACCGCGAGGCCCCCTGGAACAGGTCGCCATCGCGAGTGTGCTCGCGCACGCGGGTGACCCCGAGGTCTTGAGTCAACTGGAGCCCATGCGTGCGACGCTGCCCGTGGAAGTGGACCTGCTGGAAGGGCTCTACCGACTGAAACAAGGGCAGTTGGAGCTGGCCACGTCGTTCTTCGAGCGCGCGCTCATCACCATGCGGAAGACTCCGTGGACCGCTTCGGAAGTGCCTCGCGGTGTCCTCCCGGAGTTCGTCGGAATCGCCCGCGCCGACAAGGCGCTGGGAAAGAAGCTCTTCGACGCCCTCGCCCTGCCCTTCGCCGCGGACGCCTTCACCGTCGCACGGCAGGAGACGCGGGTGGAGATCGCCCTCGCCGTGGACTGGTTGGACCTGTGTGTTTCAGCGCTCCAGCCCATCGAGCCCCACACCCTCTGGGACAGCGTCCAACTGCATGCTCGCGCCCAGTGCTACTCGCACCATGGACACCCTTCCGCGAAGCAGGCCGAACAAGACCTCGAACACCTCATGGCGCAAGCGCCGCCCCTGTTCATGGGTGGCGCCTCGCAGGTGACATCGCCGCCCGTCGTGGCCAGCGAACCCGTGCCCTGA
- a CDS encoding DUF1015 family protein: MARVHPFPALLPSLARTLEPSGVVPRGNAAPQPAHVRPLLEAANPSAELRRQRESGALLIDARPSLYVVEVHSQAGKLGGPPVRYLLCGLRPDGGVPLEHDPYRPRAWEVEPAVTLTADDHGVFRGLLAEASERAAPVWEGEYDGRLLVLRRIEPSPVSKRIQAVLDEAPMRPLTALAETGLTLAAIVPLSDPGLELLPVHRALKGVGTFREETFLTLVTAYARVYELDEPLDTPRGLVAARERLATLISGHHAVLLVLPGGRGRILRFRQGLDLAHLKGAPRNPTLRSLDLALLNALVLRTVLGIQEPESPGHPQVFPVEGLLPLVKGVESGTFQVGFALNPPPVWEVRAVMEAQATLPPRTLRVEPMPPAGLLYLDTEA, encoded by the coding sequence ATGGCGCGCGTCCATCCCTTCCCGGCCTTGCTGCCCTCTCTGGCTCGGACTCTCGAGCCCTCTGGTGTCGTTCCGCGTGGAAACGCGGCGCCCCAACCGGCCCATGTCCGGCCTCTGCTGGAGGCGGCGAATCCCTCGGCGGAGCTTCGTCGTCAGCGAGAGTCGGGGGCGTTGCTGATAGACGCCCGGCCCTCGCTGTACGTGGTGGAGGTCCACAGCCAGGCGGGCAAGCTGGGAGGTCCGCCCGTTCGCTACCTCCTCTGCGGGCTGCGGCCTGATGGCGGCGTGCCGCTGGAGCATGACCCGTATCGCCCCCGTGCCTGGGAGGTCGAGCCCGCCGTCACCCTCACCGCGGATGACCACGGTGTCTTCCGAGGGCTCCTGGCCGAGGCGAGCGAGCGGGCGGCCCCTGTCTGGGAGGGGGAGTACGACGGTCGCCTGCTCGTGCTGCGTCGAATCGAGCCCTCGCCTGTCTCCAAGCGCATCCAGGCCGTGTTGGACGAGGCGCCCATGCGCCCGCTCACGGCACTGGCGGAAACGGGGCTGACGCTGGCGGCCATCGTGCCGTTGTCGGACCCGGGCCTGGAGCTGCTGCCCGTGCACCGCGCGCTCAAGGGCGTGGGGACGTTTCGGGAGGAGACCTTCCTCACGCTGGTGACGGCGTACGCGCGTGTCTACGAGCTGGATGAGCCACTCGATACGCCTCGTGGATTGGTGGCCGCACGCGAGCGACTGGCGACGCTCATCAGCGGGCACCATGCGGTGCTGCTCGTGCTGCCCGGGGGCCGTGGGCGCATCCTGCGCTTCCGACAGGGCTTGGACCTGGCGCACTTGAAGGGCGCGCCTCGCAACCCGACGTTGCGAAGCCTGGACCTGGCCTTGCTCAACGCGCTGGTGCTGCGGACGGTGCTCGGCATCCAGGAGCCCGAGTCACCCGGGCATCCGCAGGTCTTCCCCGTCGAGGGGCTGCTGCCCCTGGTGAAGGGCGTGGAGTCAGGGACGTTCCAGGTGGGCTTCGCCCTCAACCCTCCGCCGGTGTGGGAAGTGCGCGCCGTGATGGAGGCGCAGGCCACGCTGCCACCGAGGACGCTGCGGGTGGAGCCGATGCCTCCCGCGGGCCTGTTGTACCTCGACACCGAAGCGTGA
- a CDS encoding deoxyribodipyrimidine photo-lyase yields the protein MPNGFSWSELAVDSARVIVVKDVPLPSSRRDFVLYWCMVNHRAEENHALDTAIALGNLLGLPVVVYQALRPDYPHASDRLHAWALEGMEDLAQSLASRGIPYWLELPRHPREHVARIAELGRRAAAIVSDFFPTFIIPGHLRGAARTLEVPLFAVDASCVVPMQRIATLQAGAYTLRPKLQKLWPEYLGRTLRPRPLKARAHTLSPGFELADAREARRTLSGFHIDHSVPALDERGGRKAGLKALDAFLHQKLEGYDTERNDPGRAHQSGLSPFFHWGNLFAGEAARAALRARGTDDPAVRSFLEELLVRRELGFNYCFHTPEARQLSTESLPGWARETLRTHQKDAREHLYSLDQLEHAHTSDGLWNAAQRELRERGRIHNYLRMLWGKKILEWSPTPEEGLRRIAHLNDKYAVDGRDPASVANFMWVLGLHDRPFQERKVLGKVRPMSSPRTAEKYDLAPYMARWGRPGDPPVKLKRTRGGTSR from the coding sequence ATGCCCAACGGGTTCTCGTGGTCCGAGCTCGCCGTCGATTCCGCTCGAGTCATCGTCGTCAAGGACGTCCCCCTTCCCTCCTCGAGGCGGGACTTCGTCCTGTACTGGTGCATGGTCAACCATCGCGCCGAGGAGAACCACGCGCTCGACACCGCCATCGCGCTGGGCAACCTCCTGGGCCTTCCCGTGGTGGTGTACCAGGCGCTGCGTCCGGACTACCCCCATGCCTCGGACAGGCTTCACGCATGGGCCTTGGAGGGCATGGAGGACCTGGCGCAGAGCCTCGCGTCGCGAGGGATTCCCTACTGGCTGGAGCTGCCCCGCCACCCCCGCGAGCACGTGGCGCGCATCGCGGAGCTGGGCCGGCGCGCCGCCGCCATCGTGTCCGACTTCTTCCCCACGTTCATCATCCCGGGACACCTCCGCGGCGCGGCCAGGACGTTGGAGGTTCCCCTGTTCGCGGTGGATGCATCCTGCGTCGTGCCCATGCAGCGCATCGCCACGCTCCAGGCCGGCGCGTACACACTGCGGCCGAAGCTCCAGAAGCTGTGGCCGGAGTACCTGGGCCGCACGCTGCGCCCTCGCCCGCTCAAGGCGCGCGCGCACACGCTGTCGCCGGGCTTCGAGCTGGCCGATGCGCGCGAGGCCCGTCGTACCCTGTCGGGCTTCCACATCGACCACTCGGTTCCAGCGCTCGACGAGCGCGGAGGACGCAAGGCGGGACTGAAGGCGCTGGACGCCTTCCTCCACCAGAAACTCGAGGGCTACGACACCGAGCGCAACGACCCGGGCCGCGCGCACCAGTCCGGCCTGTCGCCGTTCTTCCACTGGGGCAACCTCTTCGCGGGTGAAGCGGCTCGGGCGGCGCTGCGTGCACGCGGCACGGATGACCCGGCGGTGCGCAGCTTCCTGGAAGAGCTGTTGGTGCGGCGCGAGCTGGGCTTCAACTACTGTTTCCACACGCCCGAGGCACGTCAGCTCTCCACGGAGTCGCTCCCGGGCTGGGCTCGCGAGACGCTGCGCACGCACCAGAAGGACGCGCGCGAGCACCTGTACTCACTGGATCAGCTGGAGCACGCGCACACGTCGGACGGACTGTGGAACGCCGCCCAGCGCGAGCTGCGGGAGCGAGGCCGCATCCACAACTACCTGCGCATGCTCTGGGGCAAGAAGATTCTCGAGTGGAGCCCGACGCCGGAGGAAGGGCTGCGCCGCATCGCGCACCTCAACGACAAGTACGCGGTGGATGGCCGGGACCCGGCGAGTGTCGCCAACTTCATGTGGGTCCTGGGGCTGCACGACAGGCCCTTCCAGGAGCGCAAGGTGCTGGGGAAGGTGCGCCCCATGAGCTCGCCGCGCACGGCGGAGAAGTACGACCTGGCGCCCTACATGGCACGTTGGGGTCGCCCGGGGGACCCTCCCGTGAAGCTCAAGCGCACGCGTGGAGGCACGAGCCGGTGA